From the Fibrobacterota bacterium genome, the window GACTTCATCCTGCTGTTGGTGCTGAGCGAAGGAGTACAACAAGCCCTGACCAGCAACGATTATTCCACTATGAACGCGTGGGTCATCATCGCGACCTTCGTCTCCTTGGACATCGGCATGTCGCTTTTGAAGCGGAGCTTCCCGTGGCTGGACCGCGTGATGGACGGCGAGCCGCTGATCATCGTACGCGACGGCGTAGCCTTGGAGAAACGCATGGCCAAGGAACGCATCGGCATGGACGATGTCCTGGAGGCCGCGCGGCAGAACGGCCTGGAGAGCCTTTCGCAAATCAAATACGCGGTTCTGGAGCGCAACGGCGCCATCTCCATCATCCGGGCATGAAGGGCTTGATGTCGGCATCCATTCCGGATCGGTAAAGGACCGTTCCGGATGGACGGGCCCGCGAACCCCTTTCGTAGGGGCCTTCCGCCATTTTAATTCGGTATAGGGGGAGGAACTTTCATAGACCCGCTCTCCCGGAGGTCGTACGCATGCTAGGCATTTCCATCTTGTTCCTGATTCTGGCCGTCGGTTCGGCCCTGCTCGGATTCGCCGGACTCATCACGGGCGCCTTGGTCGGCATCGCCAAGGTGCTCTTCTTCCTATTTCTCGTACTCTGGCTCGTCACCTGGATCGGAGGCCGCCGACGCAGGGTGATTTAGCCGGGGCGGGAAGAGTCGCCGTTCGCGGTCCTCCCCGG encodes:
- a CDS encoding DUF1328 domain-containing protein, with the protein product MLGISILFLILAVGSALLGFAGLITGALVGIAKVLFFLFLVLWLVTWIGGRRRRVI
- a CDS encoding DUF421 domain-containing protein, which encodes MEQILRTFAIYGFLMVVFRFSGKRTLKDITVFDFILLLVLSEGVQQALTSNDYSTMNAWVIIATFVSLDIGMSLLKRSFPWLDRVMDGEPLIIVRDGVALEKRMAKERIGMDDVLEAARQNGLESLSQIKYAVLERNGAISIIRA